The following proteins are encoded in a genomic region of Chloracidobacterium sp.:
- a CDS encoding ABC transporter substrate-binding protein: protein MRKLILIALVLALISTASTCRKRATDTVTIALSEKFSTFDTITSTTSDAAAERVKNLMFNALVKKDENFDYVGELAKDIQTSPDGTAITFILQDNVKFHNGTDLSSADVKYTFDQLFESKGYKSGAFFDTVPADKVDAAKAPADAPAANTNANGAVKPAEAPKTKAVPHILSIETPDAKTVVFKIARPSLRNQLLSNLVAVPIIPKDSAARQKDSPMGTGPFKFVSFDASQSIVELAANQEYWEGAPKVPKIRLKTLTDANSLQAELQRGDVDLAPNPNNISPDTIKAFTQSPTLKVEQSDGSNVQYLVFNSRTSPLKEAKLRQAIGYAIDRKKIVAELLFDQAKVADSILPPQSWAFSPGTTYSYDPEKAKQLIKEAGYNGEPIIFKYGSGNLAVNQYAQVIQSSLNEAGFNVQIQTIEANTARKEVAQGLYGIYTGVWIGGNQDPIFLRDLFATSKIPSGTVSCCNRSFYSNPEFDKVVADAENEADRGKAKELYQKAWQIASSDLPLLPLWYPANIVVANKRIGNIKINPSGDWGFIRNITVDQ from the coding sequence TTGAGAAAACTGATCTTAATTGCACTTGTTCTGGCTCTGATCTCTACTGCTTCGACCTGTAGAAAGCGGGCGACGGACACGGTAACAATAGCCCTATCGGAGAAATTCTCTACCTTTGACACCATAACCTCGACCACATCTGATGCTGCCGCCGAGCGCGTCAAGAACCTGATGTTCAATGCACTGGTGAAGAAGGATGAGAATTTCGATTACGTCGGGGAGCTTGCCAAAGATATCCAAACTTCGCCGGATGGTACCGCGATCACATTCATCCTGCAGGATAATGTGAAGTTCCATAACGGCACCGATCTTTCCTCTGCGGATGTCAAATACACCTTTGATCAGCTTTTCGAAAGCAAGGGTTACAAATCCGGAGCATTCTTTGATACGGTCCCCGCTGACAAGGTTGACGCCGCGAAGGCTCCCGCTGATGCTCCTGCTGCGAATACGAACGCTAACGGAGCAGTGAAGCCCGCCGAGGCTCCAAAGACCAAGGCCGTTCCGCACATTTTGTCGATCGAAACGCCCGATGCTAAAACGGTTGTATTCAAGATCGCACGGCCATCGCTGCGGAATCAGCTTCTTTCGAATTTGGTTGCGGTTCCGATCATTCCGAAAGATTCGGCGGCAAGGCAAAAGGATTCGCCGATGGGAACAGGGCCGTTCAAATTCGTCAGCTTTGATGCGAGCCAGAGCATCGTTGAGCTTGCCGCGAATCAAGAGTATTGGGAAGGTGCGCCAAAGGTGCCGAAGATACGCTTGAAGACCCTGACCGACGCTAATTCGCTTCAGGCCGAACTTCAACGCGGTGATGTCGATCTGGCTCCGAACCCGAATAACATCTCGCCGGACACGATCAAGGCGTTCACACAAAGCCCGACGTTGAAGGTTGAGCAGTCGGACGGTTCAAATGTCCAGTATCTTGTTTTCAATTCGCGCACTTCCCCGCTGAAAGAAGCTAAACTCCGCCAAGCGATCGGCTATGCCATCGACCGAAAAAAGATCGTTGCCGAACTTCTGTTCGATCAGGCAAAGGTGGCTGATTCGATCCTGCCGCCGCAGTCGTGGGCATTCAGCCCGGGCACCACATACAGCTATGATCCGGAAAAGGCAAAACAGCTGATAAAGGAAGCCGGTTACAACGGCGAACCGATCATTTTCAAATACGGTTCGGGAAATCTGGCGGTAAATCAGTACGCTCAGGTCATTCAAAGCTCGCTGAACGAGGCAGGGTTTAACGTCCAAATTCAAACCATTGAGGCCAATACGGCCCGTAAAGAGGTTGCTCAGGGCCTATACGGGATCTATACAGGCGTTTGGATCGGCGGCAACCAAGACCCGATATTTTTGCGCGATCTCTTCGCAACCTCGAAGATCCCGAGCGGAACGGTAAGCTGCTGCAATCGGAGTTTCTACTCGAATCCCGAATTCGACAAGGTTGTCGCGGATGCCGAGAACGAGGCCGACCGCGGAAAGGCAAAGGAGCTGTATCAAAAGGCATGGCAGATCGCCAGCAGCGACCTGCCGCTGCTGCCGCTTTGGTATCCGGCGAATATTGTTGTTGCGAACAAACGCATCGGCAACATAAAGATAAATCCGAGCGGCGATTGGGGCTTTATTCGAAATATTACCGTTGACCAATAG
- a CDS encoding HIT domain-containing protein, with protein sequence MTEDFYCENVLSGQIDVKKVAETANVLAYYHTRPFWETHIVVIPKLHIGSLLTIDDNDLLLELLEVARKVAASVVEQHGAARVLTNLGHYQDSKHLHFHVYSGDRLRPDGSA encoded by the coding sequence ATGACCGAAGATTTCTACTGCGAGAACGTCTTGAGCGGGCAAATTGACGTAAAGAAGGTTGCTGAGACCGCGAACGTCCTGGCTTATTACCATACAAGGCCCTTCTGGGAAACGCATATCGTCGTAATTCCGAAGCTACACATCGGCTCTTTGTTAACGATCGATGACAACGACCTGCTCCTGGAACTGCTCGAAGTTGCCCGAAAGGTCGCTGCAAGTGTGGTGGAACAGCACGGTGCAGCCCGTGTGCTCACGAACCTCGGGCATTATCAGGACTCAAAACACTTGCACTTTCACGTTTACTCGGGTGATCGGCTCAGGCCGGATGGTTCTGCTTGA
- a CDS encoding N(4)-(beta-N-acetylglucosaminyl)-L-asparaginase → MANRRDFLKAAAIGLTALSVDGHSGEGSERFRRPVVVSTWDSGMSPNAAAWEVLSKGGRALDAVEKAGNRSEDEPSCCVGLAALPDRDGIVTLDACIMDENANIGSVSFLDRIKHPVSVARRVMERTPHVMLAGEGARQFAVSEGFELESGDLSPESEKAWKEWLKGSNYKPWQVSPGGKAGSTSQFAPAFFADGTPNHDTMGTIAMDAKGDLSGMVTTSGLAYKMHGRVGDSPIIGAGLFVDNKIGAATSSGVGEEVIRICGTHTVVEQMRFGRTPQVACAEAVRRIVERMGDSARSIQVGFVALSRSGEVGAYSVTPGFVYSVRNASVNKVFAAPSHFKQNHPA, encoded by the coding sequence ATGGCGAACAGAAGAGATTTCTTAAAAGCTGCGGCGATAGGCTTGACGGCTTTGTCGGTTGACGGTCATTCGGGCGAGGGATCCGAGAGGTTTCGACGGCCGGTTGTTGTTTCAACCTGGGACAGCGGAATGAGCCCGAATGCGGCTGCGTGGGAAGTGCTTTCGAAAGGCGGCAGGGCGCTCGATGCTGTCGAGAAAGCGGGTAACAGGAGCGAAGACGAGCCGAGCTGTTGTGTCGGGCTTGCGGCACTTCCCGACCGCGACGGCATCGTAACCCTCGATGCCTGCATTATGGATGAAAATGCGAACATCGGTTCGGTCTCATTTCTTGATCGGATAAAGCATCCTGTCTCAGTCGCCCGCCGCGTAATGGAAAGAACGCCGCATGTAATGCTCGCCGGCGAAGGAGCAAGACAGTTCGCTGTCAGCGAGGGTTTCGAGCTTGAATCAGGTGATCTGTCGCCCGAGTCTGAAAAAGCATGGAAGGAATGGTTGAAAGGGTCTAACTACAAGCCGTGGCAAGTAAGCCCCGGAGGCAAAGCCGGAAGCACTTCACAGTTCGCGCCTGCGTTCTTTGCCGATGGAACGCCCAACCACGATACAATGGGCACGATCGCGATGGATGCGAAAGGCGACCTTTCGGGAATGGTAACGACCAGCGGCCTTGCCTACAAAATGCACGGCAGGGTCGGTGATTCGCCGATCATCGGCGCAGGGCTGTTCGTGGATAATAAGATCGGTGCCGCAACGAGTTCCGGTGTAGGTGAAGAGGTGATCCGTATCTGCGGCACGCATACGGTCGTTGAGCAAATGCGGTTTGGAAGGACGCCTCAAGTAGCGTGTGCCGAGGCAGTCCGTCGGATCGTCGAGCGTATGGGTGATTCTGCAAGGTCGATCCAGGTCGGTTTCGTTGCACTCTCAAGGTCAGGTGAGGTCGGAGCTTACTCAGTGACGCCGGGCTTTGTGTATTCGGTCCGAAACGCGTCTGTCAATAAGGTTTTTGCAGCTCCAAGCCATTTCAAGCAGAACCATCCGGCCTGA
- the mutS gene encoding DNA mismatch repair protein MutS: protein MEKVTPMLRQYLEIKKLYPGCILFFRLGDFYEMFNEDAIVGSRELEITLTARQKDTPNPVPMCGVPHHAAANYIARLVRKGYRVAICEQAEEAGKGVKLVKREVVRVITPGTAIDPQLVEPREPVYLAAISGSGDSFGAAFLDVSSANFVSMEESGRGSWDKVMEQMNSFDPREILFPRRLENMVVAAFGRGSGDLPFNAPNTGGDARVLTPLDDDRFAFEDAERLLRSQFAVADLKAFGLGGRKEAVTAAGACLSYAHETQKSSAAHITSVEYLAADEIMIVDAVSLKNLEILETRGESPKRTLFGVLDNCVTSMGSRLLRQWLLRPSLKRSEIQTRLAAVTELSDTIFREQIRVLLKGVSDIERLTGRLNLGTATPRDLTALCGSLSQVPQIHNTLADVNALLLQVLSENIFELPEITELISRAIEDDAPNNLADGGVIREGFDSELDELRQVLSGGKQTIASFEARERERTGIGNLKIKFNSVFGYYIEVSKAQLDRVPADYERRQTVANAERYTTPQLKEWEQKVLSAEERIVKLEAELFHRVRSEVCSETKKLQITARALATLDVLCSLAFAASANNYVCPTLNDGDAIEIERGRHPIVETFGSGSFIPNDIVMNNSTDRLLIITGANMGGKSTILRQVALIQVMAQIGSFVPAAAARLPIIDRIWTRVGASDDLASGRSTFMVEMTETAEILHNATPRSLILLDEIGRGTSTFDGLSIAWAVAEYLHNSPEHSAKTLFATHYHELTELAENLPGAKNYQITAEEKDGEVVFLHKLQPGKASKSYGIAVARLAGLPLPVVERAKEVLKKLERYELAVFADDKRNGLAKAAGRHAASQVSLFAVANESAIDAIREVEVDVISADEAKQLLAEIKQKLV, encoded by the coding sequence ATGGAAAAAGTGACGCCAATGCTCCGGCAGTATTTGGAGATCAAAAAGCTGTATCCGGGATGTATCTTATTCTTTCGATTGGGCGATTTTTATGAAATGTTCAACGAAGACGCGATCGTCGGCTCGCGCGAACTCGAAATAACCCTGACCGCACGCCAGAAGGATACACCGAATCCGGTCCCGATGTGCGGCGTTCCGCACCATGCGGCCGCTAACTACATTGCGCGGCTTGTCCGCAAAGGTTACCGCGTTGCGATCTGTGAACAGGCCGAAGAGGCGGGCAAAGGCGTAAAGCTTGTAAAACGAGAGGTGGTGCGTGTGATCACGCCCGGAACCGCGATCGACCCTCAGCTTGTTGAGCCGCGCGAACCGGTCTATTTGGCCGCGATCTCGGGCAGCGGCGATTCTTTCGGAGCGGCGTTTCTCGATGTTTCCTCCGCAAATTTCGTATCAATGGAAGAATCGGGCCGCGGGTCGTGGGATAAGGTAATGGAGCAGATGAACTCGTTTGACCCGCGCGAGATCCTTTTTCCGCGTCGATTGGAGAATATGGTTGTTGCCGCATTCGGCAGAGGAAGTGGCGACCTTCCGTTCAACGCACCGAATACGGGCGGCGACGCTCGCGTGTTGACACCGCTCGACGATGATCGTTTTGCTTTTGAGGACGCTGAAAGGCTGCTTAGATCGCAGTTCGCTGTCGCGGATCTGAAAGCTTTCGGGCTTGGAGGACGAAAGGAGGCAGTTACGGCCGCAGGAGCCTGTCTAAGCTACGCTCATGAGACACAAAAGAGCTCGGCGGCTCATATCACCTCGGTCGAGTATCTGGCGGCGGACGAAATAATGATCGTGGATGCGGTCTCGCTGAAGAACCTCGAGATCCTCGAAACGCGCGGCGAATCACCAAAGCGGACACTGTTCGGCGTACTGGATAATTGTGTTACAAGCATGGGTTCGCGGCTGCTTCGGCAGTGGCTTTTGCGGCCTTCGCTTAAACGCAGCGAGATACAGACACGTTTGGCAGCCGTCACCGAGCTGTCCGACACTATCTTCCGCGAGCAGATTCGCGTCCTGCTCAAGGGTGTCAGTGATATCGAGCGGCTCACGGGACGCCTCAATCTTGGTACCGCAACACCGCGTGACCTTACGGCATTGTGCGGTTCCCTTTCTCAGGTGCCGCAAATTCACAATACGCTCGCAGATGTGAATGCCCTTCTGCTTCAAGTTCTGTCCGAGAATATTTTCGAACTGCCGGAGATCACCGAATTGATCTCGCGGGCGATCGAGGACGACGCGCCAAATAATCTGGCTGACGGCGGAGTTATTCGCGAAGGCTTCGACAGCGAACTCGACGAACTCAGACAGGTACTCTCAGGCGGTAAGCAGACGATCGCATCCTTTGAGGCGAGAGAACGTGAACGCACGGGCATCGGAAATCTGAAGATCAAATTCAACAGCGTCTTCGGCTACTACATTGAGGTTTCAAAAGCTCAGCTCGATCGCGTCCCCGCTGATTATGAACGTCGGCAAACGGTCGCTAATGCAGAGCGATATACCACGCCGCAACTGAAAGAATGGGAGCAGAAGGTACTTAGCGCCGAAGAAAGGATCGTAAAACTTGAGGCCGAGTTGTTCCATCGGGTTCGATCTGAGGTTTGCTCCGAGACAAAGAAGCTGCAAATAACGGCAAGGGCGCTTGCTACGCTCGATGTGCTTTGTTCGCTCGCCTTTGCGGCTTCGGCGAATAATTACGTTTGTCCGACGCTTAACGACGGAGACGCGATCGAGATAGAACGCGGCCGGCATCCGATCGTCGAGACCTTCGGTTCGGGTTCGTTCATACCGAACGACATCGTGATGAACAATTCCACGGATCGGCTTCTTATCATCACAGGTGCAAATATGGGCGGCAAGTCAACGATCTTGCGGCAGGTTGCCCTGATCCAGGTTATGGCTCAGATCGGTTCGTTCGTTCCTGCGGCAGCGGCAAGGCTTCCGATAATTGACCGGATCTGGACACGTGTCGGAGCATCGGACGATCTTGCCTCCGGCCGTTCGACATTTATGGTCGAGATGACCGAAACGGCTGAAATACTGCATAATGCAACTCCGCGCAGCCTCATTCTGCTCGATGAGATCGGACGCGGTACATCGACCTTCGACGGACTCTCTATTGCATGGGCCGTTGCGGAATATCTCCATAATTCGCCCGAACATTCGGCGAAGACATTGTTCGCGACACATTATCACGAGCTGACCGAGTTGGCCGAAAACCTTCCCGGGGCAAAAAATTATCAAATAACGGCAGAGGAGAAGGACGGTGAGGTCGTATTTCTGCACAAATTACAACCGGGAAAAGCGTCAAAGTCGTACGGGATAGCGGTCGCCCGCCTTGCCGGCCTGCCGCTGCCCGTTGTTGAGCGGGCTAAAGAGGTGCTGAAAAAGCTCGAGCGATACGAGCTGGCGGTTTTTGCTGATGACAAAAGGAACGGACTCGCAAAGGCGGCGGGCCGGCACGCGGCATCGCAAGTCTCGCTTTTCGCTGTTGCAAATGAGTCGGCGATCGACGCGATCCGCGAGGTTGAGGTCGATGTGATCTCAGCTGATGAAGCAAAACAGCTTCTGGCAGAGATCAAACAAAAGCTTGTGTGA
- a CDS encoding polysaccharide biosynthesis/export family protein → MKSFKHLAVVSFLLMVGTGFAAAQQGGAVITDNAADRYRIGFQDVIDIQVYRHPDLNIRQTVSPDGFIRVARLNQRIAAVCKTEAELANDIMAAYKVGYLVDPFVTVTVAEQKSQPISVIGAVEKPGSYFVTKHMHLLEILALAGGPNKEAGTRMLVARPGNTTTCRDKAPVSKDDDDIALMNFKIRDVQEGKRTLIMEPGDIVSVLPADNVFVYGNVVEPGQILVREPITLTQAIASTKGLKSATDKDSVRILRQKPDSLDREEIVVDLKAIEKGTAKDPYLEANDIVAVSRDDKKAIMHGIVRTLQNGVPGIFARGF, encoded by the coding sequence ATGAAGTCATTTAAACACCTTGCCGTAGTTTCATTCCTGCTGATGGTTGGCACCGGTTTTGCCGCTGCCCAGCAAGGCGGAGCCGTTATTACGGATAATGCGGCCGATCGCTACCGGATCGGCTTTCAGGATGTGATAGACATTCAGGTATATCGGCATCCCGATCTTAACATACGCCAGACCGTATCACCCGACGGTTTTATTCGCGTTGCGCGTCTGAATCAACGCATCGCCGCAGTATGTAAGACGGAGGCGGAACTCGCGAACGACATAATGGCCGCATATAAGGTCGGATACTTGGTCGATCCGTTTGTAACGGTGACGGTCGCCGAGCAGAAGTCCCAGCCCATATCGGTCATTGGCGCGGTTGAAAAACCCGGGAGCTATTTCGTTACCAAACACATGCATCTGCTTGAAATATTGGCACTTGCCGGCGGCCCGAATAAAGAAGCCGGCACGCGGATGCTTGTTGCAAGGCCCGGGAACACGACAACGTGCAGGGACAAGGCTCCGGTTAGCAAGGATGATGACGACATTGCGTTGATGAACTTTAAGATCCGTGACGTTCAGGAGGGCAAGAGAACGCTGATCATGGAACCCGGCGATATCGTGTCGGTGCTTCCTGCGGATAATGTGTTCGTTTACGGTAACGTTGTCGAACCGGGACAGATACTCGTCCGCGAACCGATCACGCTGACGCAGGCCATCGCTTCGACAAAGGGCCTAAAGTCGGCAACCGACAAGGATTCCGTACGGATATTGCGGCAGAAGCCGGACAGCCTCGACCGCGAGGAGATCGTCGTTGATCTCAAGGCAATCGAAAAAGGTACCGCAAAGGACCCTTATCTTGAGGCGAACGATATTGTTGCAGTTTCAAGGGATGATAAAAAGGCGATCATGCACGGCATCGTTCGCACGCTCCAAAACGGAGTGCCGGGCATTTTTGCCCGCGGATTTTAG
- a CDS encoding polysaccharide biosynthesis tyrosine autokinase — protein MKEPRSIIANPQEGSTELEPRYEPAIAGSGRYPQYRDSAGSEGFQLGDYWRAIRKRLWLVIGIAVLVTTLVAIYMARKPNIYQARAVIQVDLEQNNPDLVTSDRQRPISNPDPSYFNTQLQLLYSDNVLRRVIKEHSLDTNKVFIDAATQGQTSWWRGALRALGLASSPAKRSGDDVATADSSLASTAEIEEAVRLAPFVEAIRKNLSIEPVRESRVTVKDTRLIELKFSNTDPQLAAAVTNGIAETFTEMNQEKRSGTSRKTNDFLQERIASLQAEIKSGEEQLQELTRDEGILKTGTGDQTIVIERLAGLNKQLLDAENERKNAEANYQTVQADPNRLTAQVEELSGRFITEQENNLRSFQADTMKRIFDLRTNRARLLQEYQESAPEVKEVDAQIASFQDSLDKAQKQFQADLDQFRRRARQTLIENLKTKYLQAKQHEDEIRSSFNQQYDQAQGQNQGAVKLRLLQQTLDTNKGFLENLRKQVSGNDVASQGSDNNISVTEIAIPPDTAVSPRRLTTVGAALILSTLFGMGLALFLEYLDDTIRTTEEIESLLQLPALAAIPNIDTVPKRKLLLVGSEDEEPDSSRNELLIYNDPNSSLAEAYRQLRTSILLSTAGHAPKSLLVTSSLPSEGKTTTATNTAISLAQTGAKVLIIDADMRRPRLHQVFNITNGEGLSTLLSSELRAEDIDDVVKFDADSQLHLLTSGPIPPNPAELIGSEQMNTLLKLLSQKFTHIVVDSPPIASFTDGVLIASMVDGVILVVHSGKSSRQVVRRSRQLLNDIGARVFGVVLNNVNLRAQDNYYYYQSYYHRDSYHRDE, from the coding sequence ATGAAAGAACCACGCAGCATCATTGCCAACCCGCAGGAAGGCTCAACGGAACTGGAACCTCGGTATGAACCGGCGATCGCCGGATCGGGCCGCTATCCGCAATATCGCGACAGCGCGGGCTCAGAAGGCTTCCAGCTTGGCGACTATTGGCGAGCGATACGAAAACGCCTTTGGCTTGTTATCGGCATCGCGGTGCTGGTTACGACGCTCGTTGCCATCTATATGGCACGCAAGCCGAACATCTATCAGGCTCGTGCGGTCATTCAAGTAGATCTCGAGCAGAACAATCCGGACCTTGTTACGTCCGATCGCCAGCGGCCGATATCGAATCCCGATCCGTCATATTTCAATACACAGCTTCAACTGCTCTACAGCGACAATGTGCTTCGCCGCGTCATAAAAGAGCACAGCCTTGATACGAATAAGGTATTTATTGATGCTGCCACACAGGGCCAAACGTCGTGGTGGCGCGGTGCCCTGCGCGCTCTGGGGCTTGCAAGCAGCCCCGCCAAAAGATCCGGTGACGATGTCGCGACAGCAGATTCTTCTTTAGCATCAACAGCCGAGATCGAAGAGGCCGTGCGCCTCGCGCCTTTTGTTGAGGCGATCCGCAAGAACCTGTCGATCGAGCCGGTTCGCGAATCGCGTGTAACCGTAAAGGATACACGCCTGATAGAGCTGAAGTTCTCAAACACCGATCCTCAGCTTGCGGCCGCCGTAACCAACGGCATAGCCGAGACGTTCACCGAAATGAATCAGGAGAAGCGTTCCGGCACAAGCAGAAAGACCAACGACTTTCTACAGGAACGTATTGCCAGCCTTCAGGCCGAGATCAAGTCGGGTGAGGAGCAGCTCCAGGAATTGACCCGCGACGAAGGCATACTTAAGACTGGTACGGGCGATCAAACCATCGTTATAGAGCGTCTTGCGGGGCTGAACAAACAGCTTTTGGACGCTGAAAATGAGCGCAAGAACGCCGAAGCGAACTACCAAACAGTGCAGGCCGACCCTAACAGGCTTACTGCACAGGTCGAGGAGCTTTCGGGCCGTTTCATCACTGAGCAAGAGAATAATCTGCGGTCATTCCAGGCCGATACGATGAAACGGATATTTGACCTCCGTACCAATAGGGCTCGATTGCTTCAGGAATATCAGGAGAGCGCTCCTGAGGTTAAAGAGGTCGATGCTCAGATAGCAAGCTTCCAAGATTCACTTGATAAGGCGCAAAAGCAGTTCCAAGCTGATCTGGATCAATTCCGCCGCCGTGCGCGGCAAACGCTGATCGAGAATCTGAAAACAAAATACCTTCAGGCAAAACAGCATGAGGACGAGATCCGCTCCTCATTCAATCAGCAGTATGATCAGGCTCAGGGCCAGAATCAAGGCGCTGTAAAGCTGCGCCTCTTGCAGCAAACGCTTGATACGAACAAGGGTTTTCTCGAGAACCTTCGCAAACAGGTCAGCGGCAACGATGTCGCGTCACAGGGAAGCGACAATAATATCAGCGTAACTGAGATCGCGATCCCGCCGGACACGGCGGTTTCGCCGCGGCGTCTTACGACAGTTGGGGCCGCTTTGATACTTTCAACTTTGTTCGGAATGGGCTTGGCTCTCTTCCTTGAGTACCTTGATGATACGATCCGCACGACCGAGGAGATCGAGAGCCTATTGCAGCTTCCGGCACTCGCTGCGATCCCGAATATTGACACCGTGCCGAAGCGGAAGCTTCTTCTCGTAGGCAGTGAGGACGAGGAACCGGATAGTTCGCGGAACGAGCTTCTGATCTACAACGATCCGAATTCTTCGCTTGCCGAAGCATATCGCCAGCTTAGAACATCGATCCTGCTGTCAACAGCCGGACACGCGCCGAAATCCTTGCTTGTTACGTCGAGCCTTCCTTCCGAAGGAAAGACGACGACGGCCACGAATACCGCAATATCGCTCGCTCAAACCGGTGCGAAGGTGCTTATCATCGACGCCGATATGCGCAGGCCGCGTCTGCACCAGGTATTCAACATTACGAACGGCGAGGGACTTAGTACACTTCTCTCGAGCGAGCTTCGTGCGGAGGATATTGATGACGTGGTCAAATTCGATGCCGACTCTCAGCTCCATCTGCTGACATCAGGGCCGATACCGCCGAACCCTGCGGAGCTGATAGGTTCTGAGCAGATGAATACGCTGCTCAAGCTCCTGTCACAGAAATTCACGCATATTGTGGTGGATTCACCGCCGATCGCGTCGTTCACAGACGGCGTGCTGATCGCATCAATGGTTGACGGCGTGATCTTGGTAGTTCACTCGGGCAAGAGTTCGCGGCAAGTTGTACGGCGTTCACGTCAGCTCCTTAACGATATCGGCGCCCGTGTCTTCGGCGTTGTTCTGAATAACGTTAACCTGCGGGCACAGGACAATTATTACTACTACCAGAGCTATTATCATCGCGACAGCTACCATCGCGACGAGTAG
- a CDS encoding GDP-L-fucose synthase, with the protein MVSKDKKIFVAGANGMVGGAVCRELERQGFRNRLEPTSSELDLRDQRAVRAFFAESGAEIVILAAARVGGILANDTYRADFIYDNLMIESNVIHAAFERSVEKLVFLGSSCIYPKLAEQPMREEALLTGPLETTNEPYAIAKIAGIKLCENFYRQHGCNFFSVMPTNLYGEGDNFDLERSHVIPALIRKFDEAKDAGHSEVLIWGSGSPRREFLYVDDLAEAVVHLMKSVDANDIYSRGITHLNIGTGTDVSIAELAELVKRTVGFDGAISFDLSKPDGTPQKLLEVSRMTALGWEATTPLEVGLKRIYDWYLQHKGDKSYRREKTIDEKGTDNGHNGPGRQLFDGDPTRKRV; encoded by the coding sequence ATGGTCTCGAAGGACAAGAAGATCTTTGTCGCCGGTGCCAACGGCATGGTTGGCGGCGCGGTCTGCCGGGAGCTAGAGCGTCAAGGATTCCGAAACCGGCTCGAACCTACCTCGTCTGAACTGGATCTTCGAGATCAAAGAGCGGTACGGGCTTTCTTTGCAGAAAGCGGTGCTGAGATCGTTATTCTCGCGGCCGCACGCGTCGGTGGCATTCTGGCCAATGACACGTACCGAGCGGATTTTATCTATGATAATTTGATGATCGAAAGCAACGTGATCCACGCGGCTTTCGAGCGCAGTGTGGAGAAGCTGGTATTTCTTGGCAGTTCCTGCATCTATCCGAAACTTGCCGAACAGCCGATGCGCGAAGAGGCATTGCTGACCGGTCCGCTCGAAACAACGAACGAGCCTTATGCCATCGCAAAGATCGCCGGCATCAAGCTTTGCGAGAACTTTTACCGCCAGCACGGATGCAATTTCTTTTCCGTGATGCCGACAAATCTATACGGCGAAGGCGACAATTTTGACCTTGAGCGCTCGCACGTGATCCCGGCTCTTATCCGCAAATTCGATGAGGCCAAGGATGCCGGGCACAGTGAAGTACTCATTTGGGGCAGCGGAAGCCCGCGTCGGGAATTCCTATATGTCGATGACCTTGCCGAGGCTGTCGTTCATTTGATGAAAAGCGTAGATGCGAACGACATCTACAGCCGCGGCATCACACATTTGAACATCGGCACGGGAACGGACGTTTCAATTGCAGAGCTTGCCGAGCTTGTAAAACGTACGGTCGGCTTTGACGGCGCGATAAGCTTTGACCTTTCGAAGCCTGACGGAACGCCGCAGAAGCTTCTTGAGGTCAGCCGTATGACGGCACTCGGCTGGGAGGCAACAACCCCGCTTGAGGTCGGACTAAAGCGCATTTACGATTGGTATCTTCAACACAAAGGCGATAAGAGTTACCGCCGCGAAAAGACAATAGATGAAAAAGGCACTGATAACGGGCATAACGGGCCAGGACGGCAGTTATTTGACGGAGATCCTACTCGAAAAAGGGTATGA